In the Ignavibacteriales bacterium genome, GGCAAAAGTGCAAAGCGCTTTGCTGGAAGCAATGCAGGAAAGACAGATTACAATTAGTGAAAGTACTTTTAAATTAGAAGAGCCATTTCTTGTTCTTGCAACACAAAATCCAATCGAGCAGGAAGGTACCTACCCATTGCCAGAAGCGCAGGTTGATAGGTTTATGTTGAAGATAAAAATCACTTATCCTTCGCGCGAAGAAGAGTTGAAGATAATGAAGCAGAATGTAGAGAATTTATCCAATGATATAATCCAGCCGGTTATTACTCCACAGGATATTCTTAAAGCCAGAAATTTGGTGCAGGAGATTTATGTTGATGAGAAAATTGATCGCTATATACTTGATATTGTTTTTGCAACAAGGAATCCAAAGGAATACGGGCTTCCGAATTTGACAGATTTAATTTCTTACGGTGCTTCACCGCGTGCATCTATAAATCTGGCACTTGGAGCGCGTGCAATGGCGTTTATTAAAAGAAGGGGTTATGTAATTCCGGAAGATGTCCGTAATATTTGTTATGATGTTCTTCGTCATCGTGTGGCTGTAACTTATGAAGCGGAAGCAGAAGAAATTACTTCGGAAACAATCATCCAGGAAATTTTGAATAAAATTGAAGTGCCTTAGCCCCTAAATCCCCCCAAGGGGGACTTTAGAAGAACAAGTATGAGTTATTATGAAAACGATTATTGAATATATTATTGAATTCAATTCCCTCTCCCTTGGGGAGAGGGTTGGGTGTGGGCTTTTATGTTAACCAAAGAATTACTTAAACAAGTCCGTCAAATTGAAATAAAGACCAAAGGCGTTGTTAACCAGGTCTTCACTGGCGAATACCATTCTGT is a window encoding:
- a CDS encoding MoxR family ATPase; translated protein: MDITALNEKIKNESAFVDLLMNEIGKVIVGQKAMVERLVVGLLANGHILLEGVPGLAKTLAIKSLAAAMKAKFQRIQFTPDLLPADLIGTMIYNQKDGNFFIKKGPIFANFILADEINRAPAKVQSALLEAMQERQITISESTFKLEEPFLVLATQNPIEQEGTYPLPEAQVDRFMLKIKITYPSREEELKIMKQNVENLSNDIIQPVITPQDILKARNLVQEIYVDEKIDRYILDIVFATRNPKEYGLPNLTDLISYGASPRASINLALGARAMAFIKRRGYVIPEDVRNICYDVLRHRVAVTYEAEAEEITSETIIQEILNKIEVP